One Aegilops tauschii subsp. strangulata cultivar AL8/78 chromosome 2, Aet v6.0, whole genome shotgun sequence genomic window, CTGGCACGAGGCGTACAGCTTCGGGTACCACCCTACGTCCGGGCAGTACAAGGTGGTGCACGTCCCATGCAGCATTAGCAAGGCATACAAGTTCGACGACATGCAGGTGCTCACTCTAGGGGAGGCGTCGTGGCGGAAGGTTCCGGCTGGCCCTGTGGAGGGAGCAAGGTGCAACCTCGGCGCTGGCATGGTCAGCGTTGACGGCGCGACGTACTGGGTCATAGAGAGTGCCAAATCGAGCTGGGTCGTGTCATTTGACCTCGAGAGCGAGGAGGTCACTCGTGTCAAGGGGCTGCCTGCCCAACCGGCCAGGCCTGATCACTGCCACCTGACGGAGGTGAACGGGAGGCTGGGCATTGTTGTCCGTAGCCTTTCGGGAACAATAAAGGTGTGGGTTCTGGACAAGGGGCGGCGAAAGTGGAGCTATCGGTACAACCTTACGCGGTATCGTGTCCCGCGGCCACACTTCGTGTATGGCGAGTGCATTTTGACACTGCAGGAGTGCTCGATATGTGGGCACTACAGACGGAAAGGCATGTGGTCATCATCCAACTACGCGGTGACGGTGCGGGTCAGACACCATGCTCATGGGACGCTGCTCGCGGCGATAATAGCCGGCTGGTGCCGGACATTCTCCTACGTCAAGACGATGGAGCCACTTAGCGTTTATAAGTTGCCAATAGTTAATGCCTAATGAGGATGTTCGTCTCTTCGTGACAAATTAGTTATTCTACTACTAGTCGAAGGAGACGCCCCTTGCCGTGTCGTTTTCCTTTTAGAACTGTTATCTTTAGGCAAATGATTTTCATCTCGGCTTCCACCGTTTTTTTTTACTCTCCTATTTTTTTTTCTCTGTTGCGCATGTTAGTTGTTAGGTTTCTACTTATTTTTATATTTTGGTTAACAAAAATCCTAGACTTAAGGACCATCTTTGGTTAAGTCTATTTGGTTTATAGGGAACCAAAATCGATTTACCAATGAGTGCCAAATGCTATGGTTCTTCCATATGATTTCTGAATTCATTCAGAAGTAATTCATCGAGATCGTGCACCCTTTTCTTGTTTATCCGAAATAGACAACTCGCACACACTCTCTTTCCAAAAAAACCGAAACACCAACGACAGATATATTTCTAGATTTGTTGGTAAAATATTGATATTAAACCTGAAACTATCAGCCGATGGCTAGTGagctaaaaagaagaagaaaaatggacTGCTATTTTTCTTCTCTATTGTGCATGTTAGTTGTTAGGTTTCTACTTATGTTTATATTTTG contains:
- the LOC109786442 gene encoding F-box protein At3g07870 translates to MATDDAGRSELPTDVLVEIMLLLPPICRRRVRLVSRLWRDVIDEHTMEMQSRATALLWDTREAVAYVVGDLSKSSTTSYKELWRRDRAVPYMRPSSSLQLIGTCNGLLCLCDNKTAPGGAVTLVNPATDEVLPVPPLPCALSFFPPAGRYASWENWHEAYSFGYHPTSGQYKVVHVPCSISKAYKFDDMQVLTLGEASWRKVPAGPVEGARCNLGAGMVSVDGATYWVIESAKSSWVVSFDLESEEVTRVKGLPAQPARPDHCHLTEVNGRLGIVVRSLSGTIKVWVLDKGRRKWSYRYNLTRYRVPRPHFVYGECILTLQECSICGHYRRKGMWSSSNYAVTVRVRHHAHGTLLAAIIAGWCRTFSYVKTMEPLSVYKLPIVNA